In Rhodanobacteraceae bacterium, the DNA window CAGTTGCACGGCGGCAGCGCCGCCTGCGGCAACAACCTGCAGGACTACTACGGGCGCCTGTCGGTGTCATGGAACGGGGGTGGCACATCCACCACGCGCCTGCGCGACTGGCTGGATCCGACCAGCAGCGGCGTCACCAGCCAGCCCGGCAACCGCGCATCGAGCGGCGGCGGCGGCACGGTCGGGGGCACCGCGGACGAGCCCAGCGTCAGCCGCGTGCCCTTGCCGGTGCCGGCCTTGGCCAATGCAAGCTGCCCGGCCGGATTCTTCACCACCACCATCACCGATGGCCCGGTCGCCGGCCTCACCCCGGGCATCTTCGGCGTCGAGCTGTTGCTGGATGAACCGGGTACACGGATGCTCGCAGGCGGCCTCAACTTTGGCGGGCTCATCGACGCCGGCCAGGTCGGCTTCGCCGGGTTCAACTTTGCCAACACGGCGAACGAGAACCAGCGCTTCACCCTGAGCCTGCTCGGCAGTCCCGCCAGCAATGCCTCGGCCACCTTGCCGGTGCGCGTCAAGGTGCTCCGCCAGACCTCGGCCACCACCAGCGAAACGGTGTTCGATAGCACCGGCAACCTCAGCATGACCGTCGCCACCGTGGCCAACGTGACCGTGTCTCCGGGCTTCTATGTCGCCACGGTCGCGGTCGAAGGCACCACGGCGGGGCAGATCGGCGGGCCACCGGAAGGGCAGTTCTACTTCGGTCTGGGAACCAGCTTCGTCGATCGCCCGGGCGGTGCTTTCCAGGGCGGTGCGGTGGTCGGCGGCTACCACAACACGCATCCTTTTGGCGGCGTCTCCGGCTTCGCGGCCTTCTGCCTCGGTACCCAGCACAGCGCTAGCGTCCGCGTATTCTCGGCCCCGACCTATGGCGCGACCGGCGCGCGCGACCTGCGCCTGCAGATCCTCGACGCGCAGCAGAACGTGATCATCACCCACCCGACAGGTGGCGGCGGCAGCGTGCCGGGCCAGCTGACGAACGGCGTGGCGGTCAATGCTTCGACCAACTCGACCAGTCCGAACAGCGACTTCGACGAGTACACCGTGGTGATTCCCCCCGGGGCAAGCAACCTGAGCATCGCCACCACCAATGCCAATGCCGACCTCGACCTGTATCTGCGCTTTGGCCAGGCGCCGAGCCTGTCCAGCTACGACTGCCGGCCGTTCCTGACCGGCGGCAACGAGACCTGCACCTTGGCGACGCCCAGCGCCGGCACCTACTACGTGCGGGTTTACGGTTTCGCGACCGGACTGCAGAACTACACCATCCGCGCGAGCTGGAATCCCTAGGGAACCTCTGAAACAGTATCGCGAGCCGCGTTGCGAGTCAGAATCGTCTGCCGCCAGGCGCAGTCCGAAGGTCGTAGCCTGATCTGGGAAGCCGAGGACCGCAACGACGCGGCGGACGATCCTGCCCGCAACCCTTCGGGACGGGGCTGAATCGACCTCCAGCGAGGAAGCCGCCCCAGCGCATGGACTGCGCTCCGGCCGAGCCGCGGGCACCGCAGTGGTCTGCTGCAGACCGGCGTGCAGGCATGGCAATGAAAGTCGCACGGTGACGCCGGGTGCCTGGAACGGTGGCCTTGCGGCTTGCCTAGGTTCAGCGCCACACCGGATCATCGCGGGTTTGCCACGGAACTTCGTCGATGCCACCTGAGTTGCCGCACGGTTTCAAACGCTGGTCTTCGCTTGCGGGGATCCAGGCTGCGGCAGATGCCCTGGCTGCCGAGTGGCGCGGGCAGCAGGCGTTCCAGGATTCGCTGCTGGGCCTTGCGGCGTCCGGTGGCCCGGCTGGGTTCTGCGTGGCTTGCGGGTCCAATACCCACTTCGAGATCGGTCCGGTTGGCGGCCTGCCGCCCGGCGCGCAGCCGAACTGGCGCGAGACCCTGCGTTGCCCGGGTTGCGGTCTGATCAATCGCTGGCGCGCATCCCTGCATCTGTTCGAACTGAGCTTTCGCGGCAACCGGCAGGCCCCGATCTACCTGACCGAAGAGGTGACGCCGCTTTACCGGGCGTTCAGCGAGCGCTATCGCAATGTGATCGGCAGTGAATTCGTCTCGCCCTCGGCCGCTCCGGGTTCGGTCGTCAGCTGGCACAGTCGCCGGGTGCGCCACGAGGACGCGACTGCACTGTCATTCGCTGACGCTTCGCTGGCAGCGGTGGCCAGCTTCGATGTGCTTGAACACATCCCGAACTACCTGCGCGCCCTCAGCGAGTTCTCGCGAGTGCTCGCGCGAGGCGGAATGCTCCTGCTGACCGCGCCTTTCATGCTCAACGAGGCGCGTACGCGGATCCGCGCACGCGTCGACGAGAGCGGCAATGTGTGCCACCTGATGCCGCCGATCTACCACGGCGATCCGATCAATGGCGGCGGCGTGCTCTGCTACCAGGAATTCGGCTGGGACCTGGCCGATGCCCTGCGCGAAGCCGGGTTCATCGATGTCCAGCTGATCACCTGCTGGGCGCCGAACTTCGGCTACTACGACAGTTTCCAGTCGTTTTTCGTCGCGCGCAAGCGGGGCGAATTGCCGCTGTCGATGGCGCCCGAGGGTGCCCCTCCGGAGACGCGCTGGCACCGCTTCCAGGATGATGCGCGCGATGCCCTCGCGCGTTTCCGGCGCAAGCCGGCGGTGCGTTACCTGCGCCGGGTGGCCGCTGCGCTGCAGCCGCACCGCCTGGCCGAACGATGGCAGCAGGAGTTCGGCAGCGATGCGCCGGTCCAGGTCGGGTCGCCGGCAATTGCGGCAACCGCGGCACCAGCGGCCGCGGCCGCAGTGGCTGTGGCGCCAGCGCCGGGTCCGACGAGCGCGCCGGAGTCTCCTGCTGCGAGCCAGGGAGCGCCCACCTACGAGGAGCGTGTCGCCGCCGAACTGGCCACTTTCAGCGACATGGTCAACGTGCACGACCTGCCGGAGATCTTCCACTACTGGTCATGCAAGTACCTTGCACCACGCCTGGAGCACTTCGGCTATTCGCACCCGCAGGACTTCTTCGCCAAGGAACTGGCCCGTCAGCGCGAGGCACTCGGCCGCCCGATCCGCGCCATCAGCGTAGGTGCCGGCAATGGCGACATCGAGATCGATATCGCCCGCCTGTTGCGCGAACGCGGGGTCGACGGTGTGCGTATCGAATGCCTCGACATCAACCCGACAATGCTTGCCCGCTGTCGCGAGATGGCGCTCGCGCAGGGCCTGCAGGACGTCGTCGTCCCGGTGGTTGGCGATTTCAATCGCTGGGCGCCCGATGGCAGCTACGACGCCGTGCTTGCCAGCCAGTCCTTGCACCATGTCGTCGAACTCGAGAAGCTGTTCGACGCGGTTTCCGG includes these proteins:
- a CDS encoding methyltransferase domain-containing protein → MPPELPHGFKRWSSLAGIQAAADALAAEWRGQQAFQDSLLGLAASGGPAGFCVACGSNTHFEIGPVGGLPPGAQPNWRETLRCPGCGLINRWRASLHLFELSFRGNRQAPIYLTEEVTPLYRAFSERYRNVIGSEFVSPSAAPGSVVSWHSRRVRHEDATALSFADASLAAVASFDVLEHIPNYLRALSEFSRVLARGGMLLLTAPFMLNEARTRIRARVDESGNVCHLMPPIYHGDPINGGGVLCYQEFGWDLADALREAGFIDVQLITCWAPNFGYYDSFQSFFVARKRGELPLSMAPEGAPPETRWHRFQDDARDALARFRRKPAVRYLRRVAAALQPHRLAERWQQEFGSDAPVQVGSPAIAATAAPAAAAAVAVAPAPGPTSAPESPAASQGAPTYEERVAAELATFSDMVNVHDLPEIFHYWSCKYLAPRLEHFGYSHPQDFFAKELARQREALGRPIRAISVGAGNGDIEIDIARLLRERGVDGVRIECLDINPTMLARCREMALAQGLQDVVVPVVGDFNRWAPDGSYDAVLASQSLHHVVELEKLFDAVSGAIGAQGVFLISDTIGRNGHLRWPEALAQVREFWKELPEHKRYNMQLKRLETEFQDWDCSTEGFEGVRAQDILPLLIERFEFEVFIPWSNVVDIFIDRAFGHHQSIHDPADCAFIDRIHTCDDQGILDGRWKPTHMIGVLRREHSGTPHLWQGLTPEFCVRHPD